One Brachyhypopomus gauderio isolate BG-103 chromosome 15, BGAUD_0.2, whole genome shotgun sequence genomic region harbors:
- the prokr1b gene encoding prokineticin receptor 1b, giving the protein MDNITCLAGGIGHPQSQTARDEQEPFMDLYDMDYGVPAEEMPDTTQGLAYFVATIVIGVVLVCIMLVCGIGNFLFIATLARYKKLRNLTNLLIANLAISDFIVAVVCCPFLVDYYVVKQLSWDHGKVLCACVNYLRTVSLYVSTNALLAIAVDRYMAIVYPLRPRMKHQTAYCLITGVWVVPVLISVPSAYFTSVTKVPHGANRTKTFCAQIWTVDQQLYYRSYFLFIFAVEFLSPVIAMALCYVRISKELWFKSVPGFQTEQIRKRLRCRRKTVMVLIGILTAYILCWAPYYGYTILRDFHPTLISREKNSLVAFYIIECIAMSNSMINTFCFVSVKNNTVKYFRRVVLLRWKSTYTSKKTPDETEVRTLSMPMTEEIDCIQLR; this is encoded by the exons ATGGATAACATCACATGTTTGGCGGGAGGCATTGGACATCCTCAAAGTCAAACAGCCAGAGATGAACAGGAGCCCTTTATGGACCTCTATGACATGGACTATGGGGTACCGGCCGAGGAGATGCCGGACACAACGCAGGGACTGGCCTACTTCGTAGCCACCATCGTTATCGGGGTGGTGCTCGTCTGCATCATGCTGGTGTGTGGCATTGGCAACTTCCTGTTCATAGCCACGCTAGCTCGCTACAAGAAGCTGAGGAATCTCACCAACCTCCTGATTGCAAACCTGGCCATCTCGGACTTCATCGTGGCTGTTGTGTGCTGCCCTTTCCTGGTGGATTATTATGTGGTGAAACAGCTGTCTTGGGACCATGGTAAAGTGCTTTGCGCCTGCGTTAACTACCTCCGAACTGTTTCTCTGTATGTGTCCACCAATGCCTTATTGGCCATCGCTGTGGACAG GTACATGGCAATAGTTTACCCATTAAGGCCCAGGATGAAACATCAAACCGCCTACTGTCTAATCACAGGCGTGTGGGTTGTTCCTGTTCTCATATCCGTACCCTCCGCCTACTTCACTTCTGTGACCAAAGTCCCTCATGGGGCCAATCGCACCAAAACCTTCTGTGCTCAGATCTGGACAGTGGACCAGCAGCTCTACTACCGTTCCTATTTTCTCTTCATCTTTGCTGTGGAGTTCCTCAGCCCAGTCATTGCCATGGCCCTATGCTACGTCCGCATCTCCAAGGAGCTCTGGTTCAAGAGTGTCCCCGGCTTCCAGACGGAACAGATCCGAAAGCGCTTACGCTGTCGCCGGAAGACGGTCATGGTGCTCATCGGGATCCTGACAGCATACATTCTGTGCTGGGCACCATACTATGGATACACCATCCTCCGTGATTTCCACCCGACCCTCATCTCTAGGGAGAAGAACTCACTGGTGGCTTTTTACATCATCGAATGCATCGCCATGAGCAATAGCATGATCAACACCTTCTGCTTCGTCAGTGTGAAGAACAACACAGTGAAGTACTTCAGGAGGGTTGTGCTGCTCCGATGGAAGTCTACCTACACCTCTAAGAAGACACCAGATGAGACAGAGGTGAGGACACTGTCCATGCCCATGACTGAGGAGATTGACTGTATACAGCTGAGGTGA